A single region of the Silene latifolia isolate original U9 population chromosome 8, ASM4854445v1, whole genome shotgun sequence genome encodes:
- the LOC141594651 gene encoding uncharacterized protein LOC141594651, whose translation MMVMLLRNTDQSCGLCNGLHPRMRWYQEVWDTWCVPKHSFIGWLIHHEALNTREKLFSIGVEDSRHCVLCEKDVETHAHLFGLCEYSSRILNGMENWLRVGLAGVPHASSTMQIKVCHMVKMACWYYLWMERNRCRMEARLTRPEIV comes from the exons ATGATGGTGATGCTTCTGCGAAACACTGATCAATCATGTGGGTTGTGTAACG GACTGCACCCCCGCATGCGATGGTATCAGGAAGTGTGGGATACTTGGTGTGTGCCTAAACACTCCTTTATTGGTTGGCTCATTCATCATGAAGCTTTGAATACAAGGGAGAAATTGTTTTCCATAGGAGTGGAAGATTCTAGGCATTGTGTTCTTTGTGAAAAGGATGTGGAGACTCATGCTCACTTGTTTGGTTTGTGTGAGTACAGTAGCAGAATTCTGAATGGTATGGAGAATTGGTTACGGGTTGGGCTGGCTGGAGTTCCTCATGCTAGTTCAACAATGCAGATTAAAGTTTGTCATATGGTAAAGATGGCTTGTTGGTACTATCTTTGGATGGAAAGGAATCGTTGCAGAATGGAAGCGAGATTAACTAGGCCTGAGATCGTCTGA